One part of the Pogoniulus pusillus isolate bPogPus1 chromosome 8, bPogPus1.pri, whole genome shotgun sequence genome encodes these proteins:
- the NEXN gene encoding nexilin isoform X8, with product MNDIAQKTEMKELLGSDEDEEAKSSKIEKGYVPKLIGTVKGKFAEMEKQRQEEERKRTEEERKRRIEQDMIEKRKIQRELAKKAQEIDDFNNTGTESAAEEGDDSLLVTVVPVKSAKTPGKMKINFQNTGKESTEQRERPDEETKLKYDEQNQFLKEFVMGENESNKTQEPLSPGKLKLTFEELERQRQENQRRQAEEEARQRLEEEKRAFEEARQQMINEGDDEESENSVKEFRPGKLRLSFEEIERQRREEEKRKAEEDARRRMEEEKRAFAEARKNMVLDDESPEMFKTISQESLIPGKLEINFEELLRQKMEEEKRRAEEERRQKLEMEKQEFQQLRQEMGELEEESETFELSKEYEELIKLKRSGSIQAKNLKSKFEKIGQLSQEEIQKKIEEERAKRRAIDEEIREREAEHFHEDDEVDVKPAKKSEAPFTHKVNMKARFEQMARAREEEEQRRIEEQKLLRMQFEQKEIDAALQKKREEEEEEEGSIINGSTCEDEEDQARSGAPWFKKSLKNTSVVDGEPVRFTVKITGEPKPEVTWWFEGEMLQDSEDYQYIERGETYCLYLPETFPEDEGEYMCKAVNNRGTSASTCILTIETDDY from the exons ATGAATGACATTGCACAGAAAACTGAG ATGAAAGAACTGCTTGGATCTGATGAAGATGAAGAAGCAAAATCATCTAAAATAGAAAAAGGTTATGTTCCAAAGCTAATAG GAACAGTTAAAGGCAAGTTTGCAGAAATGGAGAAACAAAggcaagaagaagaaagaaaaagaacagaagaagaaagaaagcgCAGAATTGAACAAGATATGattgagaaaagaaaaattcaaAGAGAATTGGCAAAAAAAGCACAGGAG ATTGATGACTTTAACAATACGGGAACTGAATCAGCAGCTGAG GAAGGGGATGATTCACTGCTGGTTACAGTAGTGCCTGTAAAATCTGCCAAAACACCTGGGAAGATGAAAATAAACTTTCAGAACACTGGAAAGGAGAGCACAGAACAAAGAGAGAGACCAGATGAAGAAACCAAGCTAAAATATGATGAACAAAACCAATTTCTTAAGGAATTTGTCATG GGTGAAAATGAAAGCAATAAAACACAAGAGCCTCTGTCTCCTGGTAAGCTCAAACTAACATTTGAAGAACTTGAAAGGCAAAGACAGGAAAATCAGAGGCGAcaagcagaggaagaagcaaGACAGCGCTTAGAAGAGGAGAAACGTGCCTTTGAAGAAGCTAGACAGCAAATG ATAAATGAAGGTGATGATGAAGAATCTGAAAATTCTGTTAAAGAGTTCCGTCCTGGTAAACTTAGACTTAGCTTTGAGGAGATAGAAAgacagaggagagaagaagaaaagaggaaagcagaagaaGATGCAAGACGACGcatggaagaggagaagagagcatTTGCTGAAGCAAGGAAGAACATG GTGCTGGATGACGAATCACCAGAAATGTTTAAAACAATTTCCCAAGAGTCTCTCATACCTGGTAAATTGGAAATTAATTTTGAGGAGTTACTGAGACAAaaaatggaagaagaaaagagacgTGCGGAAGAAGAGCGTAGGCAAAAGTTGGAAATGGAAAAGCAAGAATTTCAACAGTTGAGACAAGAAATGGGAGAG CTGGAAGAAGAGTCTGAAACTTTTGAACTAAGTAAAGAGTATGAAGAATTAATaaagttaaaaagaagtggtTCTATTCAGGCAAAGAACTTAAAAAGCAAGTTTGAAAAAATAGGACAATTGTCACAAGAAGAAATACAAAAGAAGATTGAAGAAGAGCGAGCTAAAAGAAGAGCAATAGATGAAGAAATAAGAGAACGGGAAGCTGAACATTTTCATGAA gatgatgaggTAGATGTGAAACCAGCCAAGAAATCTGAGGCTCCATTTACTCATAAAGTAAACATGAAGGCCCGTTTTGAGCAAATGGCAAGAgccagggaggaagaggagcagaggagaatcGAAGAACAGAAATTACTACGCATGCAGTTTGAACAAAAAGAAATTGATGCTGCATTACAGAAG AAacgggaagaggaagaagaggaggaaggaagcatTATCAATGGTTCTACTTGTGAAGATGAGGAGGATCAAGCTCGTTCTGGAGCTCCCTGGTTCAAGAAATCACTGAAAAACACATCAGTTGTTGATGGCGAGCCAGTGAGGTTTACAGTTAAAATTACTGGAGAACCAAAACCTGAAGTTACATGGTGGTTTGAGGGGGAAATGTTGCAGGACTCTGAGGACTACCAGTATATTGAAAGAGGAGAAACCTATTGCCTATACTTGCCAGAAACCTTCCCAGAAGATGAAGGGGAATATATGTGTAAAGCAGTCAACAACAGAGGCACATCTGCTAGCACCTGTATTCTCACCATTGAAA CTGATGACTACTAA
- the NEXN gene encoding nexilin isoform X9 produces the protein MNDIAQKTEMKELLGSDEDEEAKSSKIEKGYVPKLIGTVKGKFAEMEKQRQEEERKRTEEERKRRIEQDMIEKRKIQRELAKKAQEIDDFNNTGTESAAEEGDDSLLVTVVPVKSAKTPGKMKINFQNTGKESTEQRERPDEETKLKYDEQNQFLKEFVMGENESNKTQEPLSPGKLKLTFEELERQRQENQRRQAEEEARQRLEEEKRAFEEARQQMINEGDDEESENSVKEFRPGKLRLSFEEIERQRREEEKRKAEEDARRRMEEEKRAFAEARKNMVLDDESPEMFKTISQESLIPGKLEINFEELLRQKMEEEKRRAEEERRQKLEMEKQEFQQLRQEMGELEEESETFELSKEYEELIKLKRSGSIQAKNLKSKFEKIGQLSQEEIQKKIEEERAKRRAIDEEIREREAEHFHEDDEVDVKPAKKSEAPFTHKVNMKARFEQMARAREEEEQRRIEEQKLLRMQFEQKEIDAALQKKREEEEEEEGSIINGSTCEDEEDQARSGAPWFKKSLKNTSVVDGEPVRFTVKITGEPKPEVTWWFEGEMLQDSEDYQYIERGETYCLYLPETFPEDEGEYMCKAVNNRGTSASTCILTIESKS, from the exons ATGAATGACATTGCACAGAAAACTGAG ATGAAAGAACTGCTTGGATCTGATGAAGATGAAGAAGCAAAATCATCTAAAATAGAAAAAGGTTATGTTCCAAAGCTAATAG GAACAGTTAAAGGCAAGTTTGCAGAAATGGAGAAACAAAggcaagaagaagaaagaaaaagaacagaagaagaaagaaagcgCAGAATTGAACAAGATATGattgagaaaagaaaaattcaaAGAGAATTGGCAAAAAAAGCACAGGAG ATTGATGACTTTAACAATACGGGAACTGAATCAGCAGCTGAG GAAGGGGATGATTCACTGCTGGTTACAGTAGTGCCTGTAAAATCTGCCAAAACACCTGGGAAGATGAAAATAAACTTTCAGAACACTGGAAAGGAGAGCACAGAACAAAGAGAGAGACCAGATGAAGAAACCAAGCTAAAATATGATGAACAAAACCAATTTCTTAAGGAATTTGTCATG GGTGAAAATGAAAGCAATAAAACACAAGAGCCTCTGTCTCCTGGTAAGCTCAAACTAACATTTGAAGAACTTGAAAGGCAAAGACAGGAAAATCAGAGGCGAcaagcagaggaagaagcaaGACAGCGCTTAGAAGAGGAGAAACGTGCCTTTGAAGAAGCTAGACAGCAAATG ATAAATGAAGGTGATGATGAAGAATCTGAAAATTCTGTTAAAGAGTTCCGTCCTGGTAAACTTAGACTTAGCTTTGAGGAGATAGAAAgacagaggagagaagaagaaaagaggaaagcagaagaaGATGCAAGACGACGcatggaagaggagaagagagcatTTGCTGAAGCAAGGAAGAACATG GTGCTGGATGACGAATCACCAGAAATGTTTAAAACAATTTCCCAAGAGTCTCTCATACCTGGTAAATTGGAAATTAATTTTGAGGAGTTACTGAGACAAaaaatggaagaagaaaagagacgTGCGGAAGAAGAGCGTAGGCAAAAGTTGGAAATGGAAAAGCAAGAATTTCAACAGTTGAGACAAGAAATGGGAGAG CTGGAAGAAGAGTCTGAAACTTTTGAACTAAGTAAAGAGTATGAAGAATTAATaaagttaaaaagaagtggtTCTATTCAGGCAAAGAACTTAAAAAGCAAGTTTGAAAAAATAGGACAATTGTCACAAGAAGAAATACAAAAGAAGATTGAAGAAGAGCGAGCTAAAAGAAGAGCAATAGATGAAGAAATAAGAGAACGGGAAGCTGAACATTTTCATGAA gatgatgaggTAGATGTGAAACCAGCCAAGAAATCTGAGGCTCCATTTACTCATAAAGTAAACATGAAGGCCCGTTTTGAGCAAATGGCAAGAgccagggaggaagaggagcagaggagaatcGAAGAACAGAAATTACTACGCATGCAGTTTGAACAAAAAGAAATTGATGCTGCATTACAGAAG AAacgggaagaggaagaagaggaggaaggaagcatTATCAATGGTTCTACTTGTGAAGATGAGGAGGATCAAGCTCGTTCTGGAGCTCCCTGGTTCAAGAAATCACTGAAAAACACATCAGTTGTTGATGGCGAGCCAGTGAGGTTTACAGTTAAAATTACTGGAGAACCAAAACCTGAAGTTACATGGTGGTTTGAGGGGGAAATGTTGCAGGACTCTGAGGACTACCAGTATATTGAAAGAGGAGAAACCTATTGCCTATACTTGCCAGAAACCTTCCCAGAAGATGAAGGGGAATATATGTGTAAAGCAGTCAACAACAGAGGCACATCTGCTAGCACCTGTATTCTCACCATTGAAAGTAAGAGTTAG
- the NEXN gene encoding nexilin isoform X5, giving the protein MNDIAQKTEMKELLGSDEDEEAKSSKIEKGYVPKLIGTVKGKFAEMEKQRQEEERKRTEEERKRRIEQDMIEKRKIQRELAKKAQEIDDFNNTGTESAAEEGDDSLLVTVVPVKSAKTPGKMKINFQNTGKESTEQRERPDEETKLKYDEQNQFLKEFVMGENESNKTQEPLSPGKLKLTFEELERQRQENQRRQAEEEARQRLEEEKRAFEEARQQMINEGDDEESENSVKEFRPGKLRLSFEEIERQRREEEKRKAEEDARRRMEEEKRAFAEARKNMQVLDDESPEMFKTISQESLIPGKLEINFEELLRQKMEEEKRRAEEERRQKLEMEKQEFQQLRQEMGELEEESETFELSKEYEELIKLKRSGSIQAKNLKSKFEKIGQLSQEEIQKKIEEERAKRRAIDEEIREREAEHFHEDDEVDVKPAKKSEAPFTHKVNMKARFEQMARAREEEEQRRIEEQKLLRMQFEQKEIDAALQKKREEEEEEEGSIINGSTCEDEEDQARSGAPWFKKSLKNTSVVDGEPVRFTVKITGEPKPEVTWWFEGEMLQDSEDYQYIERGETYCLYLPETFPEDEGEYMCKAVNNRGTSASTCILTIETDDY; this is encoded by the exons ATGAATGACATTGCACAGAAAACTGAG ATGAAAGAACTGCTTGGATCTGATGAAGATGAAGAAGCAAAATCATCTAAAATAGAAAAAGGTTATGTTCCAAAGCTAATAG GAACAGTTAAAGGCAAGTTTGCAGAAATGGAGAAACAAAggcaagaagaagaaagaaaaagaacagaagaagaaagaaagcgCAGAATTGAACAAGATATGattgagaaaagaaaaattcaaAGAGAATTGGCAAAAAAAGCACAGGAG ATTGATGACTTTAACAATACGGGAACTGAATCAGCAGCTGAG GAAGGGGATGATTCACTGCTGGTTACAGTAGTGCCTGTAAAATCTGCCAAAACACCTGGGAAGATGAAAATAAACTTTCAGAACACTGGAAAGGAGAGCACAGAACAAAGAGAGAGACCAGATGAAGAAACCAAGCTAAAATATGATGAACAAAACCAATTTCTTAAGGAATTTGTCATG GGTGAAAATGAAAGCAATAAAACACAAGAGCCTCTGTCTCCTGGTAAGCTCAAACTAACATTTGAAGAACTTGAAAGGCAAAGACAGGAAAATCAGAGGCGAcaagcagaggaagaagcaaGACAGCGCTTAGAAGAGGAGAAACGTGCCTTTGAAGAAGCTAGACAGCAAATG ATAAATGAAGGTGATGATGAAGAATCTGAAAATTCTGTTAAAGAGTTCCGTCCTGGTAAACTTAGACTTAGCTTTGAGGAGATAGAAAgacagaggagagaagaagaaaagaggaaagcagaagaaGATGCAAGACGACGcatggaagaggagaagagagcatTTGCTGAAGCAAGGAAGAACATG CAGGTGCTGGATGACGAATCACCAGAAATGTTTAAAACAATTTCCCAAGAGTCTCTCATACCTGGTAAATTGGAAATTAATTTTGAGGAGTTACTGAGACAAaaaatggaagaagaaaagagacgTGCGGAAGAAGAGCGTAGGCAAAAGTTGGAAATGGAAAAGCAAGAATTTCAACAGTTGAGACAAGAAATGGGAGAG CTGGAAGAAGAGTCTGAAACTTTTGAACTAAGTAAAGAGTATGAAGAATTAATaaagttaaaaagaagtggtTCTATTCAGGCAAAGAACTTAAAAAGCAAGTTTGAAAAAATAGGACAATTGTCACAAGAAGAAATACAAAAGAAGATTGAAGAAGAGCGAGCTAAAAGAAGAGCAATAGATGAAGAAATAAGAGAACGGGAAGCTGAACATTTTCATGAA gatgatgaggTAGATGTGAAACCAGCCAAGAAATCTGAGGCTCCATTTACTCATAAAGTAAACATGAAGGCCCGTTTTGAGCAAATGGCAAGAgccagggaggaagaggagcagaggagaatcGAAGAACAGAAATTACTACGCATGCAGTTTGAACAAAAAGAAATTGATGCTGCATTACAGAAG AAacgggaagaggaagaagaggaggaaggaagcatTATCAATGGTTCTACTTGTGAAGATGAGGAGGATCAAGCTCGTTCTGGAGCTCCCTGGTTCAAGAAATCACTGAAAAACACATCAGTTGTTGATGGCGAGCCAGTGAGGTTTACAGTTAAAATTACTGGAGAACCAAAACCTGAAGTTACATGGTGGTTTGAGGGGGAAATGTTGCAGGACTCTGAGGACTACCAGTATATTGAAAGAGGAGAAACCTATTGCCTATACTTGCCAGAAACCTTCCCAGAAGATGAAGGGGAATATATGTGTAAAGCAGTCAACAACAGAGGCACATCTGCTAGCACCTGTATTCTCACCATTGAAA CTGATGACTACTAA
- the NEXN gene encoding nexilin isoform X7, protein MNDIAQKTEILLSSSKPVQKSYVPKLHKGDVKDKFEAMQKAREERNQRRSRDEKQRRKEQYVREREWNRRKQEMKELLGSDEDEEAKSSKIEKGYVPKLIGTVKGKFAEMEKQRQEEERKRTEEERKRRIEQDMIEKRKIQRELAKKAQEEGDDSLLVTVVPVKSAKTPGKMKINFQNTGKESTEQRERPDEETKLKYDEQNQFLKEFVMGENESNKTQEPLSPGKLKLTFEELERQRQENQRRQAEEEARQRLEEEKRAFEEARQQMINEGDDEESENSVKEFRPGKLRLSFEEIERQRREEEKRKAEEDARRRMEEEKRAFAEARKNMVLDDESPEMFKTISQESLIPGKLEINFEELLRQKMEEEKRRAEEERRQKLEMEKQEFQQLRQEMGELEEESETFELSKEYEELIKLKRSGSIQAKNLKSKFEKIGQLSQEEIQKKIEEERAKRRAIDEEIREREAEHFHEDDEVDVKPAKKSEAPFTHKVNMKARFEQMARAREEEEQRRIEEQKLLRMQFEQKEIDAALQKKREEEEEEEGSIINGSTCEDEEDQARSGAPWFKKSLKNTSVVDGEPVRFTVKITGEPKPEVTWWFEGEMLQDSEDYQYIERGETYCLYLPETFPEDEGEYMCKAVNNRGTSASTCILTIETDDY, encoded by the exons ATGAATGACATTGCACAGAAAACTGAG ATTCTACTCTCTTCATCTAAACCCGTCCAAAAATCCTATGTGCCCAAGCTTCACAAAGGTGATGTAAAGGATAAATTTGAAGCTATGCAGAAagcaagggaagaaagaaatcaaAGGAGATCtagagatgaaaagcaaagaagaaaagaacaatatgttagagagagagaatggaaCAGGAGGAAGCAGGAG ATGAAAGAACTGCTTGGATCTGATGAAGATGAAGAAGCAAAATCATCTAAAATAGAAAAAGGTTATGTTCCAAAGCTAATAG GAACAGTTAAAGGCAAGTTTGCAGAAATGGAGAAACAAAggcaagaagaagaaagaaaaagaacagaagaagaaagaaagcgCAGAATTGAACAAGATATGattgagaaaagaaaaattcaaAGAGAATTGGCAAAAAAAGCACAGGAG GAAGGGGATGATTCACTGCTGGTTACAGTAGTGCCTGTAAAATCTGCCAAAACACCTGGGAAGATGAAAATAAACTTTCAGAACACTGGAAAGGAGAGCACAGAACAAAGAGAGAGACCAGATGAAGAAACCAAGCTAAAATATGATGAACAAAACCAATTTCTTAAGGAATTTGTCATG GGTGAAAATGAAAGCAATAAAACACAAGAGCCTCTGTCTCCTGGTAAGCTCAAACTAACATTTGAAGAACTTGAAAGGCAAAGACAGGAAAATCAGAGGCGAcaagcagaggaagaagcaaGACAGCGCTTAGAAGAGGAGAAACGTGCCTTTGAAGAAGCTAGACAGCAAATG ATAAATGAAGGTGATGATGAAGAATCTGAAAATTCTGTTAAAGAGTTCCGTCCTGGTAAACTTAGACTTAGCTTTGAGGAGATAGAAAgacagaggagagaagaagaaaagaggaaagcagaagaaGATGCAAGACGACGcatggaagaggagaagagagcatTTGCTGAAGCAAGGAAGAACATG GTGCTGGATGACGAATCACCAGAAATGTTTAAAACAATTTCCCAAGAGTCTCTCATACCTGGTAAATTGGAAATTAATTTTGAGGAGTTACTGAGACAAaaaatggaagaagaaaagagacgTGCGGAAGAAGAGCGTAGGCAAAAGTTGGAAATGGAAAAGCAAGAATTTCAACAGTTGAGACAAGAAATGGGAGAG CTGGAAGAAGAGTCTGAAACTTTTGAACTAAGTAAAGAGTATGAAGAATTAATaaagttaaaaagaagtggtTCTATTCAGGCAAAGAACTTAAAAAGCAAGTTTGAAAAAATAGGACAATTGTCACAAGAAGAAATACAAAAGAAGATTGAAGAAGAGCGAGCTAAAAGAAGAGCAATAGATGAAGAAATAAGAGAACGGGAAGCTGAACATTTTCATGAA gatgatgaggTAGATGTGAAACCAGCCAAGAAATCTGAGGCTCCATTTACTCATAAAGTAAACATGAAGGCCCGTTTTGAGCAAATGGCAAGAgccagggaggaagaggagcagaggagaatcGAAGAACAGAAATTACTACGCATGCAGTTTGAACAAAAAGAAATTGATGCTGCATTACAGAAG AAacgggaagaggaagaagaggaggaaggaagcatTATCAATGGTTCTACTTGTGAAGATGAGGAGGATCAAGCTCGTTCTGGAGCTCCCTGGTTCAAGAAATCACTGAAAAACACATCAGTTGTTGATGGCGAGCCAGTGAGGTTTACAGTTAAAATTACTGGAGAACCAAAACCTGAAGTTACATGGTGGTTTGAGGGGGAAATGTTGCAGGACTCTGAGGACTACCAGTATATTGAAAGAGGAGAAACCTATTGCCTATACTTGCCAGAAACCTTCCCAGAAGATGAAGGGGAATATATGTGTAAAGCAGTCAACAACAGAGGCACATCTGCTAGCACCTGTATTCTCACCATTGAAA CTGATGACTACTAA